A stretch of the Planktothricoides raciborskii GIHE-MW2 genome encodes the following:
- a CDS encoding tRNA (cytidine(34)-2'-O)-methyltransferase, producing MPQIVLVHPQIPPNTGNIARTCAATGTELHLVGPMGFEISDRYLKRAGLDYWPYVRLTYHSTIEEFQAFHQQRGGRLLGFSTRGQINYIQFEFHNDDWLLFGSETTGLSPEVLAACDATLSISMTQPGVRSLNLSVSVAIGLFEARRQLGLL from the coding sequence ATGCCACAAATTGTCTTAGTTCACCCACAAATTCCCCCAAATACGGGCAACATTGCTCGCACCTGTGCCGCTACCGGAACTGAACTACACTTAGTTGGGCCAATGGGATTTGAAATTAGCGATCGCTATCTGAAACGTGCTGGTTTAGACTATTGGCCTTATGTTCGTCTCACTTATCATTCGACCATAGAAGAGTTTCAAGCATTCCATCAACAGCGCGGTGGTCGGTTGCTTGGGTTCAGCACTCGTGGTCAAATCAATTACATTCAATTCGAGTTTCACAACGATGACTGGTTGTTATTTGGCAGTGAAACCACGGGTCTGTCCCCAGAAGTTCTCGCTGCTTGCGATGCAACTTTATCGATTTCCATGACACAGCCCGGAGTAAGGAGTCTGAACCTTTCTGTCAGTGTGGCGATTGGTTTATTTGAAGCCCGTCGTCAATTGGGCTTACTGTGA
- a CDS encoding DUF5678 domain-containing protein: MTQLSPPEFSRFKPEPLHDLKEPLEQQISPQEFSKLIQEEQKWLNDHLDELIHQYAGKTVAIEQGHVVGVGNDYSEVCDPFFKQGRGIMPLVFQVPPW; encoded by the coding sequence ATGACTCAATTATCTCCGCCAGAATTTTCCAGATTTAAACCAGAACCCTTACATGACCTAAAAGAACCATTGGAACAACAAATATCTCCGCAAGAATTTTCTAAACTTATACAAGAAGAACAAAAGTGGCTCAACGATCACTTGGATGAACTGATCCATCAATATGCCGGGAAAACTGTGGCAATTGAGCAAGGTCATGTGGTGGGGGTTGGCAATGATTATAGTGAGGTATGCGATCCATTTTTTAAACAAGGTCGGGGCATTATGCCATTAGTCTTTCAAGTGCCTCCGTGGTAA
- a CDS encoding pyruvate kinase, with protein sequence MKRVFTLGPASESPKIIEYFCQTADGFRLNVAHLSLEGLKTWLDRLSSIFYNQGKVWPVILDLQGAKMRIGQYPSQAEIPANVCLFFGEVSASPDYLPVPHLDLFQVLQVGDILSLNDDRLKIKVTEVGQRQATAEVLVNGSLSAYKGINRLDHPVPFTQVGQRDRAAIELGLQYEYVQFACSFVLDGTEAEHLRPLTQDRQLIAKIERPESMQFLQDIDGNFDDLWFCRGDLGTQAGLRVLGALQAQFVAQFPQLSKPKFIAGQVLEYMTYFPQPTRSEVVHLYDLKIAGFDGMVLSDETAIGQFPEKVADFLQDFFTD encoded by the coding sequence ATGAAACGAGTTTTTACCTTGGGGCCTGCCAGTGAATCGCCGAAAATCATTGAGTATTTTTGTCAAACCGCTGATGGCTTTCGCCTGAATGTGGCTCATCTTAGCTTAGAAGGATTAAAAACATGGTTGGATCGGCTGTCGAGCATTTTTTACAACCAGGGAAAAGTCTGGCCGGTGATTTTAGATTTGCAAGGGGCTAAAATGCGAATTGGTCAGTATCCATCCCAGGCAGAAATTCCGGCAAATGTTTGCTTATTTTTTGGAGAAGTTTCTGCATCTCCTGATTATTTACCTGTGCCACATCTCGATCTATTCCAGGTTTTGCAAGTCGGGGATATCCTTTCCCTGAATGACGATCGCCTCAAAATTAAAGTTACAGAAGTTGGTCAAAGGCAAGCCACCGCTGAAGTTTTAGTCAATGGTTCATTAAGTGCTTATAAAGGGATTAATCGACTGGATCATCCGGTGCCTTTTACACAGGTAGGACAACGCGATCGCGCTGCCATTGAGTTAGGATTACAGTATGAGTATGTTCAATTTGCTTGCTCATTTGTTTTGGATGGCACCGAAGCCGAACACCTCAGACCATTGACTCAAGACCGCCAGTTAATTGCCAAAATAGAACGCCCTGAATCCATGCAGTTTCTTCAGGATATCGATGGGAATTTTGACGACTTATGGTTTTGTCGTGGGGATTTAGGAACCCAAGCTGGTTTGCGGGTTTTGGGAGCATTGCAAGCACAGTTTGTCGCCCAGTTTCCCCAGTTATCTAAACCCAAATTCATCGCCGGCCAAGTGCTGGAATATATGACCTATTTTCCTCAACCTACCAGAAGCGAAGTTGTCCATTTATATGATTTAAAAATAGCTGGATTTGATGGGATGGTACTCTCCGATGAGACTGCTATTGGTCAATTTCCTGAAAAAGTGGCTGATTTTTTGCAGGATTTTTTTACGGATTAA
- a CDS encoding PAS domain S-box protein, with amino-acid sequence MRNQQPNHHSIEFPSTPSSLLLSGAQDLGHLAMMGVALNGRIIHWNHGCERLYGWSSAEVLGQNADLLLKTRFAIAEAEVKRHLFSEGHWEGILFQCKQDSSPPSRPKTLKKNRIQTPSNKSDSASAPLRERQENLQEITVASHWTVKRDSQGEPFAYLIVNINISGITLGLAQNSSETSAKTSLISANHKPVNSQIYSQTPPSGLSVYRLSQTWPEPEHLLSNWISNIPGAIYRSKIQKKPKIEFISEAIFEIIKYSNEEIIRQENHNYYDLIYGEDRIVVEQTFNNISPKNPSFSIDYRLIAADGQIKWVHDQGRGIFNKSGEMLYVDGAIFEINARQEAEEQLVKSHRKIINILESISDGFFVVDKYWNFSYINLRAEEIFMLDREQLIGQNIWQEFPGLLETIGQQCHQAIADNTKVHFEVFEPLLGIWLDIRANPHTVGLSVYFQDITERKKTEAMLWERAHLSAFSAEMGLTLGQGGSLANLLQHCVDAMVKYLEISSANIWIFNSVANLLELRAQAGHLLDESIFPKRCPPGDSLVWNIGQKRELVMGNFSNMSGALKELFSNSCLLQANFAGYPLILEDRLAGVMILCSREPFTDSIQSALGWVAQAIAVAIDRAWAREALLSRREGLLFRLASQIRNSLDLDTILETAVTEIRSLLKIDRCQFVWYFHNPIQSSLTVTHESRLPELPSLLCEYPPKKTGPLAYRIKRLEALRVDEVMTQDNLDEDTRSLMSEMGITSVLLLPLETRSGQLGAVVCSHSSGPRPWTDSEVELLHAVIDQVALSIDQAELYAQTHAAALAAQTQAQQLSEALQNLKQTQSQLIQTEKMSGLGQMVAGIAHEINNPVNFITGNLVHTKNYVEDLLGLMELYQKNYPDPVPEIQEEAENIDLDFLMEDLPKILASMEIGAERISQIVLSLRNFSRLDEAEMKPVNIHEGIDSTLLILQNRCKPKGKNSGIEIIKNYGDLPKVECYAGQLNQVFMNVLANAMDALENQPNPHIITITTEVVQPTECIKPSQVAIRIQDNGPGMSEDVQKRLFDPFFTTKPVGKGTGLGMSISYKIIVEKHGGIIECHSELGQGTEFLIQIPISQSKVVNK; translated from the coding sequence ATGCGAAATCAGCAACCAAATCATCATTCTATTGAGTTTCCATCAACGCCAAGTTCGCTCTTATTATCAGGGGCACAAGACTTGGGACATTTAGCTATGATGGGTGTTGCCCTCAATGGGCGAATTATTCATTGGAATCATGGCTGTGAGAGGCTATATGGATGGTCCAGCGCTGAAGTGCTTGGTCAAAATGCGGATCTGTTGTTGAAAACCCGTTTTGCGATCGCCGAAGCGGAGGTAAAAAGACACTTATTCAGTGAGGGTCATTGGGAAGGGATACTGTTTCAATGTAAACAAGATTCATCCCCCCCATCCCGACCTAAAACACTTAAAAAAAATCGCATCCAAACCCCATCTAATAAAAGCGATAGCGCATCCGCGCCGCTTCGCGAACGCCAGGAAAATTTGCAAGAAATTACCGTGGCGAGTCACTGGACGGTAAAACGAGATAGTCAAGGTGAACCATTCGCCTATTTAATCGTCAATATTAATATTTCTGGAATTACTTTAGGGTTGGCTCAGAACAGTTCTGAAACTTCTGCCAAAACATCCTTAATTTCTGCTAATCATAAACCAGTAAATTCTCAAATATATAGCCAAACCCCCCCGTCAGGTTTATCGGTCTATAGATTATCCCAAACCTGGCCAGAACCAGAACACTTACTCAGCAATTGGATTTCTAACATTCCTGGAGCTATTTACCGATCCAAAATTCAAAAAAAGCCTAAAATAGAATTTATCAGTGAAGCAATATTTGAGATTATTAAGTATTCAAACGAAGAAATTATTCGTCAAGAAAATCATAATTATTATGATTTGATTTATGGTGAAGATAGAATCGTGGTCGAACAAACTTTTAACAACATCAGTCCCAAAAATCCATCATTTTCTATCGACTATCGGTTGATCGCCGCCGATGGTCAAATTAAATGGGTCCATGACCAAGGCCGGGGAATCTTTAATAAGTCGGGGGAAATGCTGTATGTTGATGGGGCAATTTTTGAAATTAACGCTCGCCAAGAAGCCGAAGAACAATTAGTCAAATCTCATCGAAAAATAATCAATATTCTAGAAAGTATTAGTGATGGTTTTTTTGTAGTAGATAAATACTGGAATTTTAGCTACATTAATCTACGAGCCGAAGAAATATTTATGCTCGATCGCGAACAATTAATCGGCCAAAATATTTGGCAAGAATTTCCTGGTTTATTAGAAACCATTGGCCAACAATGTCACCAGGCGATCGCGGATAACACCAAAGTTCATTTTGAAGTCTTTGAACCTTTACTTGGGATTTGGTTAGATATCCGAGCCAACCCTCATACCGTGGGATTGTCGGTTTATTTTCAGGATATTACAGAACGCAAAAAAACCGAAGCAATGCTTTGGGAACGCGCCCACCTGAGTGCATTTAGCGCGGAAATGGGTCTAACCTTGGGACAAGGAGGATCTTTAGCAAACCTATTGCAACATTGTGTCGATGCGATGGTGAAATATTTGGAAATCAGTTCGGCGAATATTTGGATCTTTAATTCCGTGGCCAACCTGCTAGAACTACGCGCCCAAGCCGGACATTTGTTAGATGAGAGCATCTTTCCCAAACGCTGTCCTCCCGGTGATTCTTTAGTCTGGAATATTGGCCAAAAACGTGAACTGGTGATGGGAAATTTTTCCAACATGAGTGGGGCTTTAAAAGAACTGTTTTCTAATAGTTGTTTACTGCAAGCCAATTTCGCCGGTTATCCTTTAATCCTTGAAGATCGGTTAGCGGGAGTGATGATTTTATGTAGTCGTGAACCGTTTACCGATTCGATTCAAAGTGCCTTGGGATGGGTGGCTCAGGCGATCGCCGTGGCCATTGACCGGGCTTGGGCTAGGGAAGCGTTACTCTCTCGTCGGGAAGGCTTGCTGTTCCGACTAGCCAGCCAAATTCGCAATTCTTTGGACTTGGATACGATTCTGGAAACCGCCGTGACGGAAATTCGCAGCTTATTAAAAATTGACCGCTGCCAATTTGTCTGGTATTTCCACAATCCGATCCAATCTTCTCTCACCGTCACCCATGAATCACGACTTCCCGAACTGCCCAGCTTGTTGTGCGAATATCCGCCGAAAAAAACAGGGCCTTTGGCGTATCGAATTAAGCGTCTCGAAGCCTTGCGCGTAGACGAAGTGATGACCCAGGACAATTTAGATGAAGATACACGATCGCTGATGAGTGAAATGGGCATTACTTCCGTTCTGCTTTTACCCTTGGAAACGCGATCGGGACAGCTAGGGGCTGTGGTTTGTAGTCATTCTAGCGGGCCGCGTCCTTGGACTGATAGCGAAGTGGAACTCTTACACGCCGTTATCGATCAAGTCGCCCTCTCCATTGACCAAGCGGAACTCTACGCCCAAACTCATGCCGCAGCCTTGGCTGCCCAAACCCAAGCCCAACAACTCAGCGAAGCCTTACAAAACCTCAAACAAACTCAAAGCCAGCTAATTCAAACGGAAAAAATGTCTGGTTTGGGGCAAATGGTGGCGGGAATTGCCCACGAAATTAATAACCCCGTCAACTTTATTACCGGCAACCTGGTTCACACCAAAAACTACGTGGAAGACTTGCTGGGTTTGATGGAATTGTATCAAAAAAATTACCCGGATCCGGTGCCAGAAATTCAAGAAGAAGCGGAAAATATCGATCTGGACTTTTTAATGGAGGATCTGCCCAAAATCTTAGCCTCGATGGAAATTGGCGCGGAACGAATTAGTCAGATTGTCTTATCTTTACGCAATTTCTCCCGTTTGGATGAGGCGGAAATGAAGCCGGTGAATATCCATGAAGGAATTGATAGCACTCTGTTGATTTTACAGAATCGCTGCAAACCCAAAGGCAAAAATTCCGGAATTGAAATCATTAAAAATTATGGAGATTTACCGAAAGTAGAATGCTATGCCGGTCAACTCAATCAAGTCTTTATGAATGTGTTGGCCAATGCAATGGATGCACTGGAAAATCAACCGAATCCACATATTATTACCATTACCACCGAGGTAGTTCAACCCACCGAATGCATCAAACCTTCTCAGGTGGCGATTCGCATTCAGGATAATGGCCCTGGCATGAGTGAGGATGTACAAAAGCGGTTATTCGATCCATTTTTTACCACGAAGCCCGTCGGTAAGGGAACTGGTCTGGGGATGTCGATTAGTTATAAAATTATTGTGGAGAAACATGGCGGGATTATTGAATGTCATTCAGAGCTTGGTCAAGGAACTGAGTTTTTGATTCAAATTCCCATTTCTCAGTCAAAAGTCGTAAACAAATAA
- the ruvC gene encoding crossover junction endodeoxyribonuclease RuvC yields MQKRILGLDPGLARLGFGAILCQENQANQASPNLTQVSPIDFGIIQTTSSQELGDRLCTIYEDLHALINQIKPNLVAAEKLFFYRMGNTILVAQARGVLLLVLAQHKLPLVEYTPAQIKQALTGYGNAEKHEVQAAVARELNLPEIPRPDDAADALAVALTAWCDRSL; encoded by the coding sequence ATGCAAAAACGTATCTTAGGATTAGATCCGGGATTAGCCAGATTAGGGTTCGGGGCAATTCTTTGTCAAGAAAATCAAGCAAATCAAGCAAGTCCAAATTTAACCCAGGTATCACCGATTGATTTTGGCATTATTCAAACCACATCCAGCCAAGAATTAGGCGATCGCCTCTGCACCATTTATGAAGATTTACACGCTTTAATCAACCAAATAAAACCCAACCTAGTTGCCGCTGAAAAACTCTTTTTCTACCGCATGGGCAACACCATTTTAGTCGCCCAAGCTCGCGGAGTTCTCCTATTAGTTTTAGCCCAGCATAAACTGCCCTTAGTTGAATATACCCCCGCCCAAATTAAACAAGCCTTAACCGGCTATGGCAATGCGGAAAAACATGAAGTTCAAGCCGCCGTTGCCCGAGAACTAAACCTCCCGGAAATTCCCCGCCCTGATGATGCCGCCGATGCTTTAGCCGTGGCTTTAACCGCGTGGTGCGATCGCTCTCTATAA
- the bchI gene encoding magnesium chelatase ATPase subunit I — MSPTALASPNPTTTSRRAVFPFTAIVGQEEMKLALLLNVIDPKIGGVMIMGDRGTGKSTTIRALADLLPEIDVVADDPFNSDPRDPEMMSDMVRDRLAHHEELPIAKKKVTMVDLPLGATEDRVCGTIDIEKALSEGVKAFEPGLLAKANRGILYVDEVNLLDDHLVDVLLDSAASGWNTVEREGISIRHPARFVLVGSGNPEEGELRPQLLDRFGMHAEIRTVKDPALRVQIVEERSSFDQNPQTYLEKHVTEQEALQKRLVEAQTLLSSVTIDYDLRVQISQVCAELDVDGLRGDLVTNRAAKAIAAYEGRTTVTVDDIRRVVTLCLRHRLRKDPLESIDSGYKVQKVFCRVFGIEMAEES; from the coding sequence GTGAGTCCGACAGCCCTAGCAAGCCCCAACCCGACAACAACTTCCCGTCGCGCTGTTTTTCCCTTCACCGCCATTGTCGGTCAGGAAGAGATGAAATTAGCGCTCCTGTTAAACGTGATTGACCCCAAAATTGGCGGTGTGATGATTATGGGCGATCGCGGCACGGGCAAATCGACCACTATCCGCGCCTTAGCCGATCTGCTACCGGAAATCGATGTGGTTGCTGACGATCCCTTTAACAGCGATCCCAGAGATCCTGAAATGATGAGCGATATGGTGCGCGATCGCCTAGCCCACCACGAAGAACTGCCGATCGCTAAGAAAAAAGTCACAATGGTAGACCTGCCCCTAGGCGCCACAGAAGACCGAGTTTGCGGCACCATTGACATTGAAAAAGCCCTATCCGAAGGGGTGAAAGCCTTTGAACCAGGATTACTAGCCAAAGCCAACCGGGGCATCCTCTACGTCGATGAAGTCAACCTGCTGGACGATCACCTGGTGGATGTCCTCCTCGACTCCGCCGCCTCTGGTTGGAACACCGTAGAACGGGAAGGGATTTCCATTCGTCACCCAGCCCGGTTTGTCCTCGTAGGTTCTGGCAACCCCGAAGAAGGAGAGCTCAGACCCCAACTGCTCGATCGCTTCGGAATGCACGCGGAAATTCGCACCGTCAAAGATCCGGCCTTGCGAGTGCAAATTGTGGAAGAACGGTCAAGCTTTGACCAAAATCCCCAAACCTATCTGGAAAAGCACGTCACCGAACAAGAAGCCTTGCAAAAACGGCTGGTAGAAGCCCAAACACTTTTATCTTCCGTGACCATTGACTATGATTTGCGAGTCCAAATTTCTCAGGTTTGTGCTGAATTAGATGTAGACGGTTTACGGGGAGATTTAGTCACCAACCGCGCCGCGAAGGCGATCGCCGCCTATGAAGGTCGCACCACAGTCACCGTAGATGATATTCGTCGGGTTGTCACCCTCTGCTTACGTCACCGTCTGCGTAAAGACCCCCTAGAATCCATTGACTCTGGCTATAAAGTACAGAAAGTATTTTGTCGCGTCTTTGGCATTGAAATGGCGGAAGAAAGTTAA
- a CDS encoding tubulin-like doman-containing protein produces MTLYIIAIGGTGGKIVEAVAHLAAAGIYSVSGSDNSENINVLFVDQDQANGNIAASKKTIDNYEKCSKIFDGNNDLPLMQSKIEYLEECLQSTSGENKVKLQEEFYHSYPENDRVRNLFHVLYSSDERDDELGGGFHGRPAVGAAFITRVIGDRHNQSNWQKFIDKILADVATGKAPRVFLCGSIFGGTGAAGFPTLGRLLLNKLQAEKLRNSVKVGGVLMLPYFQFTTSEQQKSPQAKICAKSEEFILRSEAALRYYATNKDLKFDRFYLLGTPGLTQVSNTEPEGSEQRNTPHFLELYAALALLDFLQIGNNNQNDNQRNQVFLISREKANAVTWSDIPDEDKVKKKLENAARFAFVWNYAIAHDLEYAIESKGPNVVPWSLKFFDRAKLKSEHKQIEEINNWCQDYLRWLAMIHSETGVELFNIDYFVQDKAEKTLKSDSKEVRNEFSNLLKSSSSVLINNILERLPRMAKKIKPPNGGVVRLAKALYLTIDEK; encoded by the coding sequence ATGACTCTGTATATTATCGCTATTGGCGGAACTGGTGGTAAAATTGTCGAAGCTGTTGCCCATTTAGCGGCAGCAGGAATTTATTCAGTCAGTGGATCAGATAATTCAGAAAACATTAACGTTTTATTTGTAGATCAAGATCAAGCGAACGGCAATATAGCGGCGTCCAAGAAAACTATTGACAACTATGAAAAATGCTCCAAAATTTTTGATGGCAATAATGATCTGCCTTTGATGCAGTCAAAAATCGAATACCTTGAAGAATGTTTACAGTCTACATCGGGTGAAAACAAGGTTAAGCTTCAAGAAGAGTTTTACCATAGTTATCCTGAAAATGATCGAGTGCGTAACTTATTTCATGTTTTATATTCTTCAGACGAAAGAGATGACGAGCTTGGGGGGGGATTTCATGGCCGTCCCGCAGTTGGTGCGGCGTTTATAACTCGGGTCATTGGAGATCGGCATAACCAAAGTAATTGGCAAAAGTTTATTGACAAAATTTTAGCAGATGTAGCTACAGGAAAAGCACCGAGGGTGTTTCTCTGCGGTTCGATTTTTGGTGGCACCGGAGCGGCTGGATTTCCGACTTTGGGTCGATTACTGTTAAATAAGTTGCAAGCAGAAAAACTGCGGAATAGTGTGAAGGTGGGCGGAGTGCTTATGTTGCCTTACTTTCAATTTACAACATCAGAGCAACAAAAGTCTCCGCAAGCCAAAATCTGCGCGAAGTCTGAAGAATTTATTCTCAGAAGTGAGGCCGCTTTACGATATTATGCGACGAATAAAGATTTAAAATTCGATCGATTCTATCTGCTGGGAACGCCGGGACTTACTCAGGTTTCTAACACTGAGCCCGAAGGCAGTGAACAGCGCAATACGCCTCATTTTCTAGAACTTTATGCAGCCTTAGCGTTGCTAGATTTTTTGCAAATTGGCAACAACAATCAAAACGACAATCAACGAAATCAGGTGTTTCTGATCAGCCGCGAAAAAGCAAACGCGGTGACATGGAGCGATATTCCAGATGAAGATAAAGTTAAGAAGAAGCTGGAAAATGCGGCTCGATTTGCTTTTGTCTGGAATTATGCGATCGCTCACGATTTGGAATATGCGATCGAAAGCAAGGGACCGAATGTTGTCCCTTGGTCGTTAAAGTTTTTCGATCGCGCTAAACTGAAGAGTGAGCATAAGCAGATCGAGGAAATTAATAACTGGTGTCAAGATTATTTGCGATGGCTGGCGATGATTCATTCGGAAACCGGAGTAGAACTGTTTAATATCGATTATTTTGTGCAGGATAAAGCTGAAAAAACACTCAAATCAGACAGCAAAGAAGTAAGAAATGAGTTCAGCAATTTGCTAAAAAGCAGTAGTAGCGTGTTGATTAACAATATTTTGGAACGGCTACCTCGAATGGCTAAAAAGATTAAACCTCCCAATGGCGGCGTCGTGCGATTAGCCAAAGCACTGTACCTCACAATTGATGAAAAATAA
- a CDS encoding transposase family protein: protein MRDLLPASLLEQVKKNESDWEWIEEILLEVELVVDSYEQPRERPVDSQEQKKYYSGKKKTHSFKNQVIVMPNGKEIVDVVVGYPGATSDITLWRERRKELGKEQKYIGDLAYVGEAAINTPHKKPIHQKISVEKKEENRLKAKERIVVEHLIRLIKIYRVASERFRLNRQNYE from the coding sequence TTGAGAGACTTACTGCCAGCCAGTTTATTAGAACAAGTCAAAAAAAACGAGAGTGACTGGGAGTGGATCGAAGAAATTCTGCTGGAAGTTGAGTTAGTAGTAGATAGCTATGAACAGCCTCGGGAAAGACCTGTAGACAGTCAAGAGCAGAAAAAATATTATTCGGGAAAGAAAAAAACACATAGCTTTAAAAATCAAGTAATTGTCATGCCAAACGGGAAAGAAATAGTAGATGTAGTTGTTGGTTATCCCGGCGCAACAAGTGATATTACATTGTGGAGAGAAAGAAGGAAGGAACTAGGAAAAGAGCAAAAATACATAGGGGATCTAGCTTATGTAGGAGAAGCAGCAATTAATACACCGCATAAAAAACCAATTCATCAAAAGATATCGGTGGAAAAAAAAGAAGAAAACCGATTAAAAGCCAAAGAAAGGATTGTGGTCGAACATTTAATAAGGCTGATAAAAATTTATCGAGTTGCGTCAGAAAGATTTCGGTTAAATCGCCAAAATTACGAATGA
- a CDS encoding transposase family protein: protein MSKLKDYLDKNPQEAKRLLGMEYEQLIELIQAAQLLEEKIREEKEKTKIRLIKGGGGRRQKLSVESQILLTLIYLHQMPTFQMLGFLT, encoded by the coding sequence ATGAGTAAATTAAAAGACTATCTGGACAAAAATCCCCAAGAAGCAAAAAGGCTATTAGGGATGGAATATGAGCAACTTATAGAACTGATTCAAGCCGCGCAGTTATTAGAGGAAAAAATCCGAGAGGAAAAAGAAAAAACTAAAATCAGGTTAATTAAAGGAGGTGGGGGGCGTCGCCAGAAATTATCTGTAGAGTCACAAATCTTACTAACTCTAATTTATCTGCATCAAATGCCGACATTTCAAATGTTAGGATTTTTGACGTAA